From the genome of Streptomyces spinoverrucosus:
AAGAAGATCAACCAGCAGGTCACGGTGAAGGGCTTCCGCAAGGGCAAGATCCCCGCCCGGGTCATCGACCAGCGGTTCGGTCGTGGCGCCGTGCTGGAGGAGGCCGTCAACGACGCGCTGCCGAAGTTCTACACCGAGGCGGTCAACGAGGCCGAGCTCTCCGTCCTGGGCCAGCCCGAGGTCGACATCACCGAGCTGAAGGACGGCGAGACGCTGAACTTCACCGCCGAGGTCGACATCCGCCCGGCCATCGAGATCCCGGACTACTCCGGCATCGAGGTCGAGGTCGACGCCGTCGAGGTCACCGACGAGGACATCGAGAAGTCGGTCGAGCAGCTCCGCGAGCGCTTCGCGTCCACCTCCCCGGTGGAGCGCGCCGCCGAGGACGGCGACGTCGTCACGATCGACCTGGAGGCCAAGGTCGACGGCGAGGTCCTCGAGGACGGCATCGCCAGCGGTGTCTCCTACACGATCGGCTCCGGCGAGCTGCTGGACGGCATCGACGACGCCGTCAAGGGCCTGTCGGCCGACGAGGAGGCCACCTTCACCTCCGAGCTCAAGGGCGGCTCCGCGGCCGGCCGTGAGGCCGAGGTCACCGTCAAGGTCACCCAGGTCGCCACGCGCGAACTGCCCGAGCTGGACGACGAGTTCGCGCAGCTCGCCTCCGAGTTCGACACGCTGGACGAGCTGAAGGCCGACAGCCGCAAGCGCCTGGAGAACATGAAGCAGTTCGACCAGGCCACGC
Proteins encoded in this window:
- the tig gene encoding trigger factor encodes the protein MKSAVENLNPTRVRLTVEVPFEELKDSLDAAYKKINQQVTVKGFRKGKIPARVIDQRFGRGAVLEEAVNDALPKFYTEAVNEAELSVLGQPEVDITELKDGETLNFTAEVDIRPAIEIPDYSGIEVEVDAVEVTDEDIEKSVEQLRERFASTSPVERAAEDGDVVTIDLEAKVDGEVLEDGIASGVSYTIGSGELLDGIDDAVKGLSADEEATFTSELKGGSAAGREAEVTVKVTQVATRELPELDDEFAQLASEFDTLDELKADSRKRLENMKQFDQATQAQERVLEKLLELVEVPVPEKLLEDEINTRKHNLEHHQLGQMGLTLDKYLEIQGKTAEEFETETREAAVKGIKTQFVLDELVKQEKLNVNQDELTEHLMRRAASSGMSPDQFAQAVVEQGQVPLLVGEVARGKALAVVVEAATVKDTNGEIVDLDEEDETEESAEVTEGDKTDDEA